The following are encoded in a window of Sebastes umbrosus isolate fSebUmb1 chromosome 7, fSebUmb1.pri, whole genome shotgun sequence genomic DNA:
- the dynll2a gene encoding dynein, light chain, LC8-type 2a has protein sequence MLIVEIFKKQLAAASSKTLKPPLGWEKYIFYWKGVFSFGSKKKASSSSSTMTDRKAVIKNADMSEDMQQDAVDCATQAMEKYNIEKDIAAYIKKEFDKKYNPTWHCIVGRNFGSYVTHETKHFIYFYLGQVAILLFKSG, from the exons ATGCTTATTGTGGAAATCTTTAAAAAGCAATTAGCCGCAGCATCATCTAAAACCTTAAAACCCCCCCTGGGCTGGGAGAAATACATATTCTATTGGAAAGGAGTGTTTTCATTCGGCTCAAAGAAAAAG gcatcatcatcatcctcaacCATGACTGACAGGAAAGCTGTGATCAAGAACGCAGACATGTCCGAGGACATGCAGCAGGACGCGGTGGACTGTGCCACCCAGGCCATGGAGAAGTACAACATAGAGAAGGACATCGCAGCCTACATCAAGAAG gagtTTGACAAGAAGTACAACCCCACCTGGCACTGCATCGTCGGGAGGAACTTCGGCAGCTACGTCACCCACGAGACAAAGCATTTCATTTACTTCTACTTGGGCCAAGTGGCCATCTTGCTCTTCAAGTCTGGCTGA